A section of the Thunnus albacares chromosome 6, fThuAlb1.1, whole genome shotgun sequence genome encodes:
- the zgc:114130 gene encoding mRNA decay activator protein ZFP36L1, whose amino-acid sequence MPSYPLNQFADLEEMMCKQLFNLDLRDQSRQLASLSLAMRTPGYIGQPRSSNTSFSLSSLSCLPTDPSDSVFLSSSQWGQQSESPLPSQLLNSTQWGKQGFLSQRSVSMVETSSTTAASLGWPGTDIKHSQSDISPTALNTSSCSSTSSTSSSSSRYKTELCRSFTENGLCKYGGKCQFAHGPEELRDLSRHPKYKTEPCRTFHTIGFCPYGIRCHFVHNNEEEMKHSLSRSSSSSSSSSSVLPQPLSSSRSHRPPLVRQSFSFAGFPSAPQQALQPALPAHPPPATATFTRAPSASPPSCADITDLLSHAFLEMDSAFEASPVHQYPPNMGQATPADPRSPFLPSPDSGCSPCGLSPTASPSLRQSPNATGVFSGPLGTRSLSYTSLSDQDQDGSSSASSLSGSESCNNDGNGKRLAVFSQLSVPEDATGFCL is encoded by the exons ATGCCATCTTACCCCCTCAACCAGTTTGCTGACCTGGAAGAGATGATGTGCAAG CAGTTGTTTAACCTCGACCTGAGGGACCAGAGCAGGCAGCTAGCATCCCTAAGTCTGGCGATGAGAACACCAGGCTACATCGGTCAACCACGCAGCAGCAACACATCCTTTTCCCTCTCATCCCTCTCCTGCCTCCCTACTGATCCTTCAGACAGTGTATTTCTGTCCTCCAGCCAGTGGGGGCAGCAGTCTGAAAGCCCTCTGCCTTCCCAGCTTCTCAATTCCACCCAGTGGGGAAAGCAAGGCTTCCTGTCCCAGCGGTCAGTCAGCATGGTAGAGACCAGCAGCACCACAGCAGCAAGTCTAGGTTGGCCAGGGACTGACATAAAGCATTCCCAAAGTGACATCAGCCCCACTGCACTGAACACTAGCTCCTGCTCGTCCACCTCAtccacttcctcttcctcatcacgCTATAAGACTGAACTGTGTCGCTCCTTTACTGAGAACGGCTTATGCAAGTATGGAGGGAAGTGCCAGTTTGCCCACGGGCCTGAGGAGCTGCGGGATCTTAGCAGACATCCGAAGTACAAAACTGAGCCGTGTCGTACGTTTCACACCATCGGCTTCTGCCCCTACGGGATCCGCTGCCACTTCGTCCACAACAATGAGGAAGAAATGAAACACTCCCTCTCCCGctcttcctcatcttcttcctcctcctcaagCGTTCTCCCTCAGCCCCTGTCCTCCTCCCGCTCGCACAGACCCCCTCTTGTCAGACAGAGCTTCAGCTTTGCtgggtttccctctgctccccAACAGGCCCTTCAGCCTGCCCTTCCTGCTCATCCTCCTCCTGCCACCGCCACTTTCACACGTGCTCCCTCAgcctctcctccttcctgcGCTGATATTACTGACCTCCTCTCTCATGCCTTCCTGGAGATGGACTCTGCCTTCGAGGCCTCCCCTGTCCACCAGTACCCACCCAACATGGGCCAGGCCACTCCAGCAGATCCACGGTCTCCATTTCTGCCTTCTCCAGACTCTGGCTGTTCTCCATGTGGCCTGTCACCGACTGCCTCCCCCTCTCTGAGGCAGAGTCCCAATGCTACTGGGGTCTTTTCAGGGCCACTTGGTACCCGATCCCTGTCCTACACCTCTCTGTCAGACCAGGACCAGGATGGAAGCAGCTCCGCTAGCTCGCTCAGTGGATCTGAATCCTGCAATAATGATGGCAACGGCAAACGTCTGGCCGTATTCAGTCAGCTCTCTGTTCCTGAGGATGCTACTGGGTTCTGCCTTTAG